The following are from one region of the Bradyrhizobium septentrionale genome:
- a CDS encoding helix-turn-helix domain-containing protein: MGRRFASLGLDEVERAELTSLASRRSTAQALALRARIILACAVGEQSKVVATRLGIDPDTVGKWRRRFAEHRLGGLWEPRSGTPRCETGTRPS; the protein is encoded by the coding sequence ATGGGTCGACGGTTTGCCTCGCTGGGGCTCGATGAGGTGGAACGCGCTGAGTTGACGTCGCTGGCGTCGCGCCGAAGCACGGCTCAGGCGTTGGCGCTGCGGGCTCGGATCATCCTGGCCTGTGCCGTAGGCGAGCAGAGCAAGGTCGTGGCGACCCGCCTGGGCATTGATCCGGACACGGTCGGCAAGTGGCGTCGGCGCTTTGCCGAGCATCGGCTGGGAGGGCTTTGGGAGCCGCGATCGGGGACGCCGCGCTGCGAAACCGGAACACGTCCTTCGTGA
- a CDS encoding IS110 family transposase, whose translation MDVHRTFGEVVVWEDGRLRHAGRIDMTRTALEGFGKTLLASDEVVVEATANSMAVSRVLAPFVARVIIANPLQVKAIAQAHVKTDKIDAGTLASLQAAGYLPQIWTPDAETERKRRLVARRYQLVRHRTRLKNEVHSILHAHLIPKCPHADLFNGRGRAWLAAQPLPDDERAAIDRHVRELDRLAEDLALLDREIAQDAIDDSAVNRLMTITGVNLAVAAGIVAAIGDISRFNSPQKLVSYFGLNPRVRQSGLGAAHHGRISKIGRSHARAMLVEAAWAAAKAPGPLHAFFLRIRARRGHQIAAVAVARKLTVLCWHLLTKGEDYLWARPALVAIKTRAMQLQAGHPQQKGSRRGPAYAYNIKALRDREMLIAAQAEQSYERLVTQWKPRRPKTGARAPQLGRTK comes from the coding sequence ATCGACGTCCACCGAACTTTCGGGGAGGTGGTGGTTTGGGAGGACGGCAGGCTCAGACATGCGGGCCGCATTGATATGACGCGGACTGCGTTGGAGGGATTTGGCAAGACCCTGCTGGCCAGTGATGAGGTGGTGGTCGAAGCGACCGCCAACAGCATGGCGGTGTCGCGGGTTCTGGCGCCGTTCGTGGCACGGGTGATTATCGCCAATCCGCTGCAGGTGAAGGCGATCGCCCAGGCTCACGTCAAGACCGACAAGATCGATGCCGGCACGCTCGCCAGTCTGCAGGCGGCCGGGTACCTGCCGCAGATCTGGACGCCTGACGCGGAGACCGAACGCAAGCGTCGGCTGGTGGCGCGGCGCTACCAGCTCGTGCGGCATCGCACGCGGCTCAAGAACGAGGTGCATTCGATCCTGCACGCGCACCTGATCCCGAAGTGCCCGCATGCCGATCTTTTCAACGGCCGCGGCCGGGCGTGGTTGGCCGCTCAACCGTTGCCAGACGATGAGCGCGCGGCGATCGATCGGCACGTCCGCGAGCTTGACCGGCTGGCGGAAGATCTGGCCCTGCTCGACCGCGAGATCGCGCAGGACGCCATCGACGATTCCGCGGTCAACAGATTGATGACGATCACCGGCGTCAACTTGGCGGTCGCCGCCGGCATCGTGGCGGCGATCGGCGACATCAGCCGGTTCAACAGCCCGCAGAAGCTGGTGAGCTATTTCGGGCTGAACCCGCGGGTGCGGCAGTCCGGACTGGGCGCCGCCCATCACGGCCGCATCAGCAAGATCGGCCGCAGTCACGCGCGCGCCATGCTGGTCGAGGCGGCCTGGGCAGCGGCCAAGGCGCCCGGTCCACTGCATGCGTTTTTCCTGCGCATCCGCGCCCGGCGCGGCCATCAGATCGCCGCGGTGGCCGTGGCCCGGAAGCTCACCGTGCTTTGCTGGCATTTGTTGACGAAGGGCGAGGATTACCTGTGGGCGCGCCCGGCACTGGTCGCCATCAAGACCCGCGCGATGCAGCTTCAAGCCGGACATCCGCAACAGAAAGGCAGCCGGCGTGGGCCAGCGTATGCCTACAACATCAAGGCATTGCGCGACCGCGAGATGTTGATTGCCGCCCAGGCAGAGCAAAGCTACGAGCGCTTGGTGACGCAATGGAAACCACGGCGGCCAAAAACCGGCGCGCGGGCGCCTCAGCTCGGCAGGACAAAATAG
- a CDS encoding transposase produces MIEAVADRLEGAPRQLRRRWSDEFKAQIVTEALEPGASVSAIARRIGIHPSQLFAWRRDARAERHYRSRHSSCEGVVASVAGTVIEIAIGEVVVRAGVDVDEAHLQRVIRAVRSA; encoded by the coding sequence ATGATCGAAGCGGTCGCCGACCGTCTTGAGGGAGCGCCGCGGCAGCTTCGCCGACGCTGGTCGGACGAGTTCAAGGCGCAAATTGTGACAGAGGCGCTGGAGCCTGGCGCGAGCGTCTCGGCGATCGCCCGCCGGATCGGCATTCACCCGTCGCAGCTGTTCGCTTGGCGCCGTGATGCTCGGGCCGAGCGGCATTATCGCTCGCGGCACTCGAGTTGCGAGGGCGTGGTGGCGTCTGTGGCAGGCACAGTGATTGAGATTGCCATTGGCGAGGTCGTCGTGCGTGCCGGCGTGGACGTCGACGAGGCGCACTTGCAGCGAGTGATCCGGGCGGTGCGTTCGGCATGA
- the tnpB gene encoding IS66 family insertion sequence element accessory protein TnpB (TnpB, as the term is used for proteins encoded by IS66 family insertion elements, is considered an accessory protein, since TnpC, encoded by a neighboring gene, is a DDE family transposase.), which produces MIPSGVKVFLASHPVDFRKGIDGLVALVRDAGSDPFDGALYVFRAKRADRIKIVWWDGSGVCLYLKRLEKAKFCWPRIGHHRVQMNPAQLMALVDGMDWKRVRTVAVKPPEIVG; this is translated from the coding sequence ATGATTCCCTCGGGCGTGAAGGTGTTCCTCGCCAGCCATCCAGTCGACTTCCGCAAGGGTATCGATGGCCTGGTTGCGCTTGTGCGCGATGCGGGCTCAGATCCGTTCGACGGTGCGCTTTATGTCTTCCGGGCCAAAAGAGCCGACAGAATAAAGATCGTATGGTGGGATGGCTCCGGCGTGTGCCTCTATTTAAAACGTCTCGAAAAGGCGAAGTTCTGCTGGCCGCGGATCGGGCATCATCGGGTGCAGATGAATCCTGCGCAGTTGATGGCACTGGTGGATGGAATGGACTGGAAGCGGGTCCGGACCGTGGCGGTCAAGCCGCCGGAGATTGTTGGGTAA